CCTGCGGGTGCGTCCGTGGGACGTCCCGGTGGGCCTCGTCATCGGGGTCCTCACCCAGTTGGTCCTGGTGCCGCTCGTCTATCTCCCGATCTTCCAGATCATCGGGGAACGGGACGTGTCCGCGGACGCACGGGCGCTCACGGACCGCGCCGAGGATCCCTTCGGCGTGGTGCTCCTGGTGCTGATCGTCGTCATCGGCGCGCCCATCGTCGAGGAGCTGTTCTTCCGGGGGCTCCTGTTGCGCAGCGCCGAGCGCAAGTGGGGCAGGTTCTGGGCGGTCGTCGTCTCGTCGCTCGTGTTCGGCGCCGTCCACCTCCAGCCTCTCCAGTTCCCCGCCCTCGTGGCGGTGGGGGTGGTGTTCGCGCTGCTCACGCTGCGCACCGGGCGACTCGGCCCGGCCATCTTCGCCCACGTCGGGTTCAACGCGGTGGCCGTGGGCAGCCTGCTCGTCGCTCGATGACGCCGCGGCCGATCGGGCGGGGGACGCCCGCACAGGGGCACAGGGGTGCATTTGCGCCCTCAACTCGCCCTGCGGCGCGCCGATGGGGGAGGACCCGCTCCCCTGGAGACACCGCTCGTGACCCCCTCCCGCTGCCCTCGCTGCGACGCACCGTACGTGGAGATCGTCGTGACCCTCGGCGGCATCGAGGCGACCATGGCGTCGTGCTCCAACTGCGACCAGCGGGTGTGGACACGCCACGGGCAGCCCGTCGATCTCGAGGGTGTGCTGGCCGACCTGCACGTCGAACGCCGCACCTGACGCAGCCACCGCGGTGCGGAGTGCCACGATGGCGGGCGCGATGACCGACACCCTCACCGCCGAACGGCCC
This DNA window, taken from Acidimicrobiales bacterium, encodes the following:
- a CDS encoding CPBP family intramembrane metalloprotease, which produces MDSAPVVTDARPVRWGLGDAWLGLLIANAAALFGGVAILAATGYVDTDSDELPLALIALMQIPLWAGYLTMPLVAARRKGNGVVADFGLRVRPWDVPVGLVIGVLTQLVLVPLVYLPIFQIIGERDVSADARALTDRAEDPFGVVLLVLIVVIGAPIVEELFFRGLLLRSAERKWGRFWAVVVSSLVFGAVHLQPLQFPALVAVGVVFALLTLRTGRLGPAIFAHVGFNAVAVGSLLVAR